One Polaribacter sp. SA4-12 genomic window carries:
- a CDS encoding exonuclease domain-containing protein, with protein MYVILDIETTGGKFNEEGVTEIAIYRYDGHTIVDQFISLVNPEKPIQEFVVKLTGINNKMLKNAPKFYEVAKRIIEITSDCILVAHNTAFDYRILRTEFDRLGYEFNSNTLCTVELSQKLILDQPSYSLGKLTKSLGIPMTDRHRASGDALATVQLFKLLLEKDTGKSIIQSSIKYFDQRNQKQKLKSLIDEIPTVQGVFYVHDTNGKVIYLGRGKNIKSEVNKLFLKITKRAVKIQERAETISFDETGNELFTQLKYAIELEVLSPKFNFNKKHTTIAQNFNNEDFIIIEKGREVEENAIILIEQNEIFGFGYTNLNFQENQLDILKAVLTPVENKIQAKNIIKNYINKNKVQKIIRL; from the coding sequence TTGTACGTAATCTTAGATATTGAAACAACTGGAGGGAAATTTAATGAAGAAGGAGTAACAGAAATTGCCATCTATAGATATGATGGACACACTATTGTAGATCAATTCATTAGTCTAGTAAACCCGGAAAAACCAATTCAAGAATTTGTTGTAAAACTGACAGGAATTAACAACAAAATGCTTAAAAATGCACCTAAATTCTATGAGGTTGCAAAGCGAATTATAGAAATTACTTCAGATTGTATTTTAGTAGCCCACAATACTGCTTTCGACTATAGAATTTTACGCACAGAATTTGACCGATTGGGTTATGAATTTAACAGTAACACTTTATGTACTGTAGAATTAAGTCAGAAATTAATATTAGATCAACCATCTTATAGTTTAGGAAAACTTACAAAATCTTTAGGAATTCCTATGACTGATAGACATAGAGCTTCTGGAGATGCTTTAGCAACTGTTCAGTTATTTAAACTATTACTTGAAAAAGACACAGGTAAATCGATTATACAAAGTTCTATAAAATACTTTGACCAAAGGAATCAAAAACAAAAACTAAAAAGTTTAATAGACGAAATACCAACGGTTCAGGGTGTATTTTATGTTCATGATACTAATGGTAAAGTTATTTATTTAGGAAGAGGAAAAAATATTAAATCAGAAGTAAACAAACTCTTTTTAAAAATAACAAAAAGGGCCGTTAAAATTCAAGAAAGAGCAGAAACTATTTCTTTTGATGAAACAGGAAATGAACTTTTTACACAATTAAAATACGCTATAGAATTAGAAGTTTTATCACCAAAATTCAATTTTAATAAGAAACATACAACAATCGCTCAAAATTTTAACAATGAAGACTTTATTATCATTGAAAAAGGAAGAGAAGTTGAAGAAAATGCAATTATTTTAATTGAACAGAATGAAATCTTTGGTTTTGGATATACAAATTTAAATTTTCAAGAAAATCAATTAGATATTTTAAAAGCCGTTTTAACACCGGTTGAGAATAAAATACAAGCTAAAAATATTATAAAGAATTACATCAATAAAAATAAAGTTCAGAAAATTATTAGATTGTAA
- a CDS encoding YggS family pyridoxal phosphate-dependent enzyme, with amino-acid sequence MIKENLLQIKNKLPENVTLVAVSKTKPITDLQEAYDAGQRIFGENKIQEMVDKHAILPKDIQWHMIGHLQSNKVKYMAPFVNLIHGVDKFKTLKEINKQAKKNDRVIDCLLQVKIAKEETKFGFSFDEIESILVSEELANLEHIKIVGFMGMATFTEDQQQLQEEFLSLKTFFEKQKKITDTLNCKLQTLSMGMSGDYPLAIANGSTMIRVGSSIFGNRNYN; translated from the coding sequence ATGATTAAAGAAAACTTACTTCAAATTAAGAACAAATTACCAGAAAATGTAACATTAGTCGCAGTTTCTAAAACCAAACCTATTACAGACTTACAAGAAGCTTATGATGCTGGTCAACGAATTTTTGGCGAGAATAAGATTCAGGAAATGGTTGATAAACATGCCATTTTACCTAAAGATATTCAATGGCACATGATTGGTCATTTACAGAGTAATAAGGTAAAATACATGGCACCTTTTGTTAATTTAATTCATGGAGTTGATAAATTTAAAACCCTGAAAGAAATTAATAAACAAGCAAAAAAAAACGATAGAGTTATTGATTGCTTATTACAAGTAAAAATAGCCAAAGAAGAAACAAAGTTTGGTTTTTCGTTTGATGAAATTGAAAGTATTTTAGTATCTGAAGAACTCGCAAATTTAGAGCATATAAAAATTGTTGGTTTTATGGGAATGGCTACATTTACAGAAGATCAACAACAATTACAAGAAGAGTTTTTATCGCTTAAAACCTTTTTTGAGAAACAAAAAAAAATAACAGATACTTTAAACTGTAAACTGCAAACGCTGTCTATGGGAATGAGTGGAGATTATCCACTAGCAATTGCAAATGGAAGTACGATGATAAGAGTTGGTAGCTCTATATTTGGTAATAGAAATTATAATTAG
- a CDS encoding DUF1015 domain-containing protein: MAIVKPFKAVRSNRDKVALVSSKSYEIYTPEMLNSKLAFNPYTFLHVINPGYKYHKQDISGELRFKLVHNRYLEFKEDEIFTQDESPAFYIYQKTTATNVFCGIISATSVDDYNNNVIKKHEGTLKERELLFENYLKNTGFNAEPVLLTYPDNDVIATVIKKYKQQRAEYEFSTTDKDSHLLWVVDDEEDIHKIVAAFKEIDTLYIADGHHRSTSSCLLANNLAKENPNHTGEEDYNFFMSYLLPESELSVYEFNRFIKDLNGLTPNEFLIELDTFFRIENRGQELYKPKEKHHFCMYLNNEFYTLSLRKSAIDFTDALSKLDSQILYTTVLKPILGIKDLRNASKIVYSQNKSDSLELKTKVDTGAFKVSFGMLPTTINELKEIVNAGLLMPPKTTYIEPKLRSALTIYEF; encoded by the coding sequence ATGGCAATTGTAAAACCTTTTAAAGCAGTAAGATCCAATAGAGATAAAGTCGCTTTAGTCTCATCTAAATCGTATGAAATTTATACGCCAGAAATGCTAAATTCAAAATTAGCATTTAACCCTTATACATTTTTACATGTTATAAATCCTGGATATAAATATCATAAACAAGATATTTCTGGAGAATTACGCTTTAAATTGGTGCACAATCGTTATTTAGAATTTAAAGAGGATGAAATTTTCACTCAAGATGAATCTCCTGCTTTTTACATTTATCAAAAAACAACAGCTACAAATGTTTTCTGCGGAATAATTTCAGCAACTTCTGTTGATGATTACAATAATAACGTAATTAAAAAACACGAAGGAACTCTTAAGGAAAGAGAGCTGTTATTTGAAAATTATTTAAAAAACACAGGTTTTAATGCAGAACCTGTGCTACTTACGTATCCTGATAATGATGTTATTGCAACTGTAATAAAGAAATACAAACAACAAAGAGCAGAATACGAATTTTCTACAACTGATAAAGACTCTCATTTACTTTGGGTGGTAGATGATGAAGAGGATATTCATAAAATTGTAGCAGCTTTTAAAGAAATAGACACCTTATATATTGCTGATGGTCATCATAGATCAACATCATCTTGTTTATTGGCTAATAATTTAGCAAAAGAGAATCCAAATCATACTGGTGAAGAAGATTACAACTTTTTTATGAGTTATTTATTACCAGAAAGCGAGTTAAGTGTTTACGAATTTAATAGATTTATAAAAGATTTAAACGGTTTAACGCCAAATGAATTTTTAATTGAATTAGACACCTTTTTCAGAATTGAAAATCGTGGACAAGAATTATACAAGCCAAAAGAGAAGCATCATTTTTGCATGTATTTAAATAATGAGTTTTACACTTTATCATTACGTAAATCGGCGATTGATTTTACGGATGCATTAAGTAAATTAGATTCTCAAATTCTTTACACTACAGTTTTAAAGCCAATTTTAGGCATTAAAGATCTTAGAAATGCTTCTAAAATTGTCTATTCTCAAAATAAATCTGATAGTTTAGAATTAAAAACAAAAGTAGATACTGGAGCGTTTAAAGTTTCTTTTGGAATGTTGCCAACAACAATTAATGAATTAAAAGAAATTGTAAATGCTGGTTTATTAATGCCTCCAAAAACCACCTATATAGAACCAAAACTAAGAAGCGCATTAACGATATATGAATTCTGA
- a CDS encoding D-2-hydroxyacid dehydrogenase has product MKILANDGISQSGIDALEKKGFEVITVKVAQNQLENYINENNIDAILVGNSTQVRQELIEACPSLKLIGCGGIDLDNIDVDYAEDNGLHVINTPNASSGSVAELVFSHLFGMVRFLHSSNREMPLEGDSRFNDLKKAYSQGIELRGKTIGIIGFGKVGQEVAKIAIGLGMNVLANDDKVTSAPITLEFFNGQKSTFTIDTIDKEELLKESDFISLHIPEQDDYIITKKEFEKMKDGVGIINTARGGILHEVDLVMAIETGKVQFAGLDVFETEPSPAVQLLMNPEISLTPHIGGGTKEAQDRISLELAQQIIALLS; this is encoded by the coding sequence ATGAAAATATTAGCAAACGACGGAATATCACAAAGCGGAATTGATGCTTTAGAAAAAAAAGGGTTTGAAGTAATTACAGTAAAAGTTGCTCAAAACCAATTAGAAAATTACATCAACGAAAACAATATTGATGCAATCTTAGTAGGAAATTCTACGCAAGTAAGACAAGAATTAATTGAAGCTTGCCCAAGTTTAAAACTAATTGGATGTGGTGGTATTGATTTAGATAATATTGATGTTGATTACGCAGAAGACAATGGTTTACACGTAATTAATACACCTAATGCATCTTCTGGTTCTGTTGCCGAATTAGTTTTTTCTCACCTTTTTGGAATGGTAAGATTCTTGCATTCATCTAACAGAGAAATGCCTTTAGAAGGAGATTCTCGTTTTAATGATTTGAAAAAAGCATATTCTCAAGGAATAGAATTAAGAGGAAAAACAATTGGTATTATTGGTTTTGGTAAAGTCGGACAAGAAGTTGCTAAAATTGCCATAGGATTAGGAATGAATGTTTTGGCAAATGATGATAAAGTTACAAGTGCACCTATAACTTTAGAGTTTTTTAACGGACAGAAATCTACTTTTACAATCGATACAATTGATAAAGAAGAATTATTAAAAGAATCAGATTTTATTTCTTTACATATACCAGAACAAGACGATTACATTATCACCAAAAAAGAATTTGAAAAAATGAAAGATGGTGTTGGAATCATAAATACTGCAAGAGGTGGTATTTTACATGAAGTAGATTTAGTAATGGCAATAGAAACTGGTAAAGTACAGTTTGCAGGTTTAGATGTTTTTGAAACAGAACCTTCACCAGCTGTTCAATTATTAATGAATCCAGAAATTTCTTTAACACCACATATTGGTGGAGGAACAAAAGAAGCTCAAGATAGAATTAGCTTAGAATTAGCACAACAAATCATCGCATTATTGAGCTAA
- the serC gene encoding 3-phosphoserine/phosphohydroxythreonine transaminase: MKKHNFSAGPCILPQEVLQKASEAILNFNDDNLSLIEISHRSKSFVDVIEKARSLALELLGLENKGYKALFLQGGASLEFLMVAYNLLNKKAAYLNTGTWSDKAIKEAKAFGEVVEVGSSKDKGYNYIPKGYSIPEDADYFHCTSNNTVAGTQMKAFPETNIPLVCDMSSDIFSRQLDFEKFDLIYAGAQKNMGPAGATLVIIKEYILGKVERHIPSMLNYQIHIDKDSMFNTPSVFAVYVSMLTLQWLKDLGGVKFIEEVNNKKAALLYNEIDRNPLFKGVVAKEDRSNMNATFVLTDESLTETFNNMWEAAGINGINGHRSVGGYRASMYNALPLYSVQALVDVMQELERK; this comes from the coding sequence GTGAAAAAACATAATTTTAGTGCAGGTCCTTGTATTTTACCACAAGAAGTTTTACAAAAAGCATCAGAAGCTATTCTAAATTTTAATGATGATAATTTATCATTAATAGAAATTTCTCATAGAAGTAAATCGTTTGTTGATGTAATTGAAAAAGCACGTTCTTTAGCTTTAGAGTTATTAGGCTTAGAGAATAAAGGTTACAAAGCATTGTTTTTACAAGGTGGTGCAAGTTTAGAGTTTTTAATGGTTGCTTATAATTTATTGAATAAAAAAGCAGCGTATTTAAATACAGGAACTTGGTCTGATAAAGCAATTAAAGAAGCCAAAGCATTTGGTGAAGTTGTAGAAGTTGGTTCTTCTAAAGATAAAGGATATAATTACATTCCTAAAGGATATTCAATTCCTGAAGATGCAGATTATTTTCACTGTACAAGTAATAATACTGTTGCAGGAACTCAAATGAAAGCCTTTCCAGAAACAAATATTCCTTTGGTTTGTGATATGAGTTCAGATATTTTTTCTCGTCAATTAGACTTTGAAAAATTCGACTTAATTTATGCTGGTGCTCAAAAAAATATGGGTCCTGCAGGAGCAACTTTAGTGATCATAAAAGAATATATTTTAGGAAAAGTAGAAAGACACATTCCTTCTATGTTAAATTATCAAATTCATATTGATAAAGACAGTATGTTTAACACACCTTCTGTATTTGCAGTGTATGTTTCTATGCTTACTTTACAATGGTTAAAAGATTTAGGTGGAGTTAAATTTATTGAAGAAGTAAACAATAAAAAAGCCGCTCTTTTATATAATGAAATAGACAGAAATCCTTTATTTAAAGGAGTTGTAGCCAAAGAAGATAGAAGTAACATGAATGCTACTTTTGTTTTAACTGATGAAAGTTTGACAGAAACTTTTAACAACATGTGGGAAGCAGCAGGAATTAATGGAATAAACGGACATAGAAGTGTTGGTGGTTATAGAGCAAGTATGTATAATGCATTGCCTTTATATAGCGTACAGGCTTTGGTGGATGTAATGCAAGAATTAGAAAGAAAGTAA
- a CDS encoding acyl-CoA reductase, which yields MNSIQNRITAFAKLGDFLSQFSVDNIKKIDSIEHNEIFFDGFLHQMKIAQEKNSWFTKENILFSLNSLSKALTESNLNTFTKDHNLNIDSPKKVAIIMAGNIPLVGFHDFLSVLISGHSVLVKQSSNDKHLLPFLAKYLEYVEVSFKGKITFTEEKLTDFDAVIATGSDNTARYFEFYFKNKPNIIRKSRNSVAVITGKETEEDFIQLSDDVFQYFGLGCRNVSKLYVPKDYNFDAFFTGMYAKKDMINNAKYANNYDYNKAVYLMSLFDLLENGFLMIKEDKSYSSPIATIFYEYYENETDLKIKLNQDKEKIQCIVAKDFIEDEIAFGQTQHPKLTDYADGVNTLDFLSKI from the coding sequence ATGAATAGTATTCAAAACAGAATTACTGCATTCGCAAAATTAGGGGACTTTTTAAGTCAGTTTTCTGTCGATAATATAAAAAAAATCGATAGTATTGAACATAATGAAATCTTTTTCGATGGTTTTTTACATCAAATGAAAATTGCTCAAGAAAAGAACTCTTGGTTTACGAAAGAGAACATCTTATTTTCATTAAACAGCTTAAGTAAAGCACTAACAGAAAGTAACTTAAACACATTTACTAAAGACCATAATTTAAATATAGATTCACCAAAAAAGGTAGCCATTATTATGGCAGGAAACATTCCTTTAGTTGGGTTTCATGATTTTCTATCAGTCTTAATCTCTGGTCACTCAGTGTTGGTTAAGCAATCTTCTAATGATAAACACCTTTTACCCTTTTTAGCAAAGTATTTAGAGTATGTTGAAGTAAGTTTTAAGGGAAAAATCACTTTTACGGAAGAAAAACTGACAGATTTTGATGCTGTAATCGCTACTGGAAGCGATAATACTGCGCGTTATTTTGAATTTTATTTTAAAAATAAACCAAATATTATTAGAAAAAGTAGAAATTCTGTGGCAGTTATCACTGGAAAAGAAACTGAAGAAGATTTTATACAATTATCTGATGATGTTTTTCAGTATTTTGGATTAGGTTGTAGAAATGTTTCAAAATTATATGTACCAAAAGATTATAATTTTGATGCCTTTTTTACAGGAATGTATGCTAAAAAAGACATGATTAATAATGCGAAATACGCTAATAATTATGACTATAATAAAGCTGTATACTTAATGAGTTTATTCGATTTATTAGAAAATGGTTTTCTAATGATTAAGGAAGATAAAAGCTACTCCTCTCCTATTGCAACTATTTTTTATGAGTATTATGAGAATGAAACAGATTTAAAAATAAAATTAAATCAAGATAAAGAAAAAATACAATGTATTGTTGCCAAAGATTTTATAGAAGATGAAATTGCTTTTGGACAAACACAACATCCGAAGTTAACAGATTATGCAGATGGAGTGAATACTTTAGATTTTTTATCAAAAATATAA
- a CDS encoding 4Fe-4S dicluster domain-containing protein, with amino-acid sequence MAIIITDECINCGACEPECPNTAIYEGADDWKYSDGTDLKGNAVLPNGKSVNADEDQEPVSDEIYYIVPDKCTECKGFHDEPQCAAVCPVDCCVPDDDVVETEEELLAKQSFMHNE; translated from the coding sequence ATGGCAATTATAATAACAGATGAATGTATAAATTGTGGGGCATGTGAACCAGAATGTCCTAACACTGCAATTTATGAAGGAGCAGATGATTGGAAATATTCAGATGGAACAGATTTAAAAGGAAATGCAGTATTGCCAAATGGTAAGTCTGTAAATGCTGATGAAGATCAAGAACCAGTTTCTGATGAAATTTATTACATCGTTCCGGATAAGTGTACAGAGTGTAAAGGTTTTCATGATGAGCCACAATGTGCTGCAGTATGTCCAGTAGATTGTTGTGTGCCAGATGACGATGTTGTAGAAACAGAAGAAGAATTGTTAGCTAAACAAAGCTTTATGCATAACGAGTAA
- a CDS encoding TonB-dependent receptor: MRQKYLLKFCTIAFMFMLPLGFMAQTIKGKVTDSSGEGLPYMNVVEKGTSNGATTDDNGEFNINVKSLPTTLVISSMGFKTKNIKVIQPSYLTIVVNEDNALDEVVVTGSRTAPRSNVDSPLPIDVVGIKELMSTGQNTFDKALQFRIPSFNTVQTPVNDATSLLDPYEIRNMGPSRTLVLINGKRKNVSALLYTQDSPGRGETGTDISAIPVDAIKSIQVLRDGASAQYGSDAIAGVINIILKDDVNRGSATLRTGVTSEGDGEMFGISINNGSSIGDDKGFINYTVDFSKVGLANRPGTVSAKGEAFGGTGFGAPLADVEEFLSRKPDAGNVNGSPETVATKFLINGGYDLSEESRLYFNAAYVFKKVNSYANYRTPYWKIATGDLAYLQDLFPSDQAGGFDGYVPTFEGVLNDYNATLGITRKVNDWNVDASITLGGNEQTYKVNNSHNASVGYQELSPTSFDPGGTSFNHLVGNLDVSRLLSDKVSIGMGAEFRNENFEIIAGKASSYEGGGSDSFSGNDPVNSGIFNRYNLGGYFSLDYDVSDDFLLSGTVRGENYSDFGNTFVYKFSSRYKLSNKLTMRGSVSSGFRAPSLHQIYTEKSQYSFADGGGIDVVGLVNNVSPKARELGIPALKPEKSTNLTFGFGGKLSNNINFTIDYYKIDVEDRVIYTNQIGKNQFFINGFDTTTSGIDFVSGISNIEIGEGKLALNLSGNYTIENKRTEDVPTIDVKEDDGSTTAYPVLDRSNLALMFTSRPKTKWILGANYDINKWGLSLNNTYFGKTTFRQKFMSDGLRTEFTPKIVTDLAINYQATDKLSIALNVNNLLNVLPEWAFKADNAAGQAIIDDTSVISIANGGSGLTQLENESNAITFNGRYSQMTYDGSHFSQLGTMFNLSINYQF; this comes from the coding sequence ATGAGACAAAAGTATTTATTAAAATTTTGTACAATTGCTTTTATGTTTATGCTTCCATTAGGATTCATGGCGCAAACAATAAAAGGTAAAGTAACGGATTCATCTGGTGAAGGATTGCCATATATGAATGTTGTGGAAAAAGGAACTTCTAATGGAGCTACTACAGATGATAATGGTGAGTTTAACATTAATGTTAAGAGTTTGCCAACAACTTTAGTTATTTCTTCTATGGGTTTTAAAACAAAAAACATAAAAGTAATTCAGCCTTCTTATTTAACTATTGTTGTTAATGAAGATAATGCTTTAGATGAAGTTGTTGTTACTGGTTCTAGAACTGCACCTAGAAGTAATGTAGATAGTCCATTACCAATTGATGTTGTTGGCATTAAAGAGTTAATGTCTACAGGTCAAAATACTTTTGATAAGGCGTTACAATTTAGAATACCTTCATTTAATACAGTACAAACTCCAGTAAATGATGCAACCTCTTTATTAGACCCGTATGAAATTAGAAATATGGGACCAAGTAGAACATTAGTGTTAATTAATGGAAAACGTAAAAACGTTAGTGCATTATTATATACGCAAGATTCCCCAGGACGTGGTGAAACAGGAACTGACATTTCTGCAATACCTGTAGATGCTATTAAAAGTATACAAGTATTAAGAGACGGAGCATCTGCACAATATGGTTCTGATGCCATTGCAGGTGTAATAAACATTATTTTAAAAGACGATGTAAATAGAGGTTCTGCAACTTTAAGAACAGGTGTTACTTCTGAAGGAGATGGAGAGATGTTTGGAATTAGTATTAATAACGGATCTTCTATTGGTGACGATAAAGGATTTATTAACTATACTGTTGACTTTTCTAAAGTAGGATTAGCGAACAGACCAGGAACAGTAAGTGCTAAAGGAGAAGCATTTGGTGGTACAGGTTTTGGAGCACCTTTAGCAGATGTTGAAGAGTTCTTGTCTCGTAAACCAGATGCAGGAAACGTTAACGGTTCTCCTGAGACTGTAGCAACTAAATTTTTAATCAACGGTGGTTATGACTTATCTGAAGAATCTAGACTATATTTTAATGCAGCATATGTATTTAAAAAAGTAAATTCTTATGCTAATTACAGAACTCCTTATTGGAAAATTGCAACTGGAGATTTAGCTTATTTACAAGATTTATTTCCTTCTGATCAGGCAGGTGGATTTGATGGGTATGTACCAACTTTTGAAGGTGTATTAAATGATTATAATGCTACATTAGGTATTACAAGAAAGGTAAATGATTGGAATGTTGATGCAAGTATTACTCTTGGAGGTAACGAACAAACATATAAAGTAAATAATTCTCATAATGCAAGTGTAGGTTACCAAGAACTTAGTCCAACAAGTTTTGATCCAGGAGGAACCTCTTTTAACCATTTAGTAGGGAATTTAGATGTATCTAGACTTCTTTCTGACAAAGTTAGTATTGGTATGGGAGCAGAGTTTAGAAATGAAAATTTCGAAATAATTGCTGGAAAAGCATCTTCTTATGAAGGTGGTGGTTCAGATTCATTTTCAGGAAATGACCCAGTAAATTCAGGAATCTTTAATAGATATAACTTAGGAGGATATTTTAGTTTAGATTATGATGTATCTGACGACTTTTTATTAAGTGGTACTGTACGTGGTGAAAATTACTCTGATTTTGGAAATACATTTGTATACAAATTTAGTTCTCGTTACAAATTATCTAATAAATTAACAATGAGAGGTTCAGTTTCTTCTGGATTTAGAGCACCAAGTTTACACCAAATTTATACTGAAAAATCTCAATATTCTTTTGCTGATGGTGGAGGAATTGATGTTGTTGGTTTAGTAAATAATGTATCTCCTAAAGCAAGAGAATTAGGAATACCAGCACTTAAACCTGAAAAATCTACAAACTTAACATTTGGTTTTGGTGGTAAATTATCAAATAACATAAACTTCACAATTGATTATTATAAAATTGATGTTGAAGACAGAGTAATTTATACAAATCAAATTGGTAAAAATCAATTTTTTATTAATGGATTTGATACTACTACATCTGGTATTGATTTTGTCTCTGGTATTTCAAATATTGAGATTGGAGAAGGTAAACTAGCTTTAAACCTTTCAGGAAACTATACTATTGAAAACAAAAGAACAGAAGATGTGCCTACAATTGATGTTAAAGAGGATGATGGTTCTACAACTGCATATCCTGTTCTTGACAGATCTAATTTAGCTTTAATGTTTACTTCTAGACCAAAAACAAAATGGATCTTAGGAGCAAACTATGATATCAATAAATGGGGTCTTTCTTTAAACAATACGTACTTCGGTAAAACAACATTTAGACAAAAGTTTATGAGTGATGGTTTAAGAACTGAGTTTACACCTAAAATTGTAACAGATTTAGCAATAAATTATCAGGCTACTGATAAATTATCGATTGCATTAAATGTAAATAATTTATTAAATGTATTACCAGAATGGGCGTTTAAAGCAGACAATGCAGCAGGACAAGCAATCATTGATGATACAAGTGTAATTTCAATTGCAAATGGTGGTTCTGGATTAACTCAACTTGAAAATGAATCGAATGCGATTACATTTAATGGTCGTTATTCTCAAATGACTTATGATGGTTCTCACTTTAGTCAATTAGGTACTATGTTTAACTTATCAATAAATTACCAATTTTAA